The genomic DNA TCAAATCTAAATGCATTGCGATGGTATGTCAAATATAAAAGTGGCTGAAACTTATGTTTATCATATGAAACATACATTACAAGCCCACCATTTATATAAAGAGTCCAGCGAAAGGCTAATTTATGAACTTGACCTGTTCGTTCAACTATCTCAACATGTTGAATTTGATCTTTTTTCAAAGCAAAACTGACATTGTGGGTCCACCATTCTGGTGACAACTCCGCAAAAAGAGAAGTCACCGAAAAAAAGATCCACAAAAAAATTTTACTCATTTTGAGTTAAAATGTTTGCTGTCAACTCAATATATTTACTTACTTTACAGTTATCAAGTTCACTTGATTGAGTAACTGCACGAGTTTTAATCTCTCTTTCAATAGTATCTTCATCAATATGCTCTTCTAACATCATTTCAAGAAGACAAACTCTCTCTACAAGCTTATCAAGCTCAAGCTCTACCAAATTACGATTTGCGTTATATACAATATCGAAAAATTTTTTCTTAGGTGAGCCACCAGAAAAGATATCCTCTTCATCTTCAAATAGCATAATTCCCCCTTTGATTATTTGAATTATTATAAAAGTAGCTATTATAGCATGCATACCTTAGAAGCGATAAAACCGTATGTCAAACATAAACTAGTTTCTTTCACTTCATGTTTCAGTATAAAAATACTTATTGAATATATTCTTATTTTAAAAATGTAAATTCTTACATAATTCTTCTTAAATTTTTATACGATACAAAACAGAATAGAGAAGTGGAACATAATAGAGATTTAAAATTGTTGCCCAGATCAAACCAAATCCAAGAGTAATTGCCATTGGCTGTAAGATAAGTGCTTGTCCTGAAGCAAAAAATATTAGTGATGATAGCCCTAAAACCGTTGTTAATGATGTAAGTAAAATTGGACGAAGTCTGAGTTTTGCTCTCTCAAGCAATTCATCCAAAGATTTTGCATTTTTAATAAAATCGATCATAATAAGACCATCATTTACAACAACTCCACAAAGACCAACTATACCAATAAGACTAGGCATTGTAAGGTTTATCCCCATAACTTTATGACCTACTAAAACACCTAAAATAGATAAAGGTATAGTTGAAAGTGTAATAAGAGGCAAAGCAATTGAGTCAAACATCCAAACAAGTGCAACAAAAATAAGAAATATAGCAATAACCGCTGATCGTATAATTTCAGTTTTTACTCTTCTATTCTCTTTCTCTTCACCTTTTATATCAACAGATATACCATTTTTTTCAAAATCTTCAAAAATTGGAGAGAGTTTTTCCATCACTTCTGCTGATGTAATAAACTTTTTATCTAATGATGCATAAACAGTACTTACTCGTTTACCATCTACTTTAAATATTTTTGCCAAGCTTTCTTTTCTCTCAATATCTACAATATCTTTTAAAGATACAAAACGGAACTGACCTGGTACTTGCAATTCAAAATGTTCAAATCTTTTCAGACTATCTTTGTTACTATCTTGGAGTCGAATACGTACAAGACCTTCATCATTAAACATTTTGGCATACTCACCCTCTAAAAAGAAAGGTTGTAGTGCCTGAACTAAAGCTCCTTCTGTAAATCCAAGCTCCTGACCATATCGGTTGATTTTGAGTTTATACTCATCAACTCCAGGCTTTGCATCATCTGTAATATTCTCTACTCCTTTAATCTTTCCAAGAGCCTTTTTAACACGTTCAAGAGCAACTGCTACTTTTTTGCTTTCTCCTCCAAAAGAGAGTTCTATATCACTTTTTACAATTCCAGCTTGCGGAACAATGACATTAATCTCTTTAAAAAGCTTACCAAACTCATCACTTCTTTTCTTAAATGGCTCAACAAGCTTTTGAATCTGAGCTGCAATCTCTTGAGCTGAATGTTTACGAATCATATCGCTACTGTCATATTCAGGGCTTAAATATGGATTTATATATTTATCAAAAAAGTTTTTAGGTACCGGTTCGTGCAAATTGACAAAAAGATGAAAAAGATTGTCAGCATGTTCACCTTTATTATTGCTGTCAACCTTAAGCCCTATAACAGCAGTAACAGAAGACACATCCTCTTTTGATAGATTATCTAAAAGTATTTTCTCAAGTTTAGATACAATTTTTTCATTATCTTCAAGGTCATTGTTAATATCAACTTCACCATTTACATAGATTTGTGTAGTATCAAATTCAGGAAAGAGTTGAAAACGACTCTGCGAAGCAAAAACCCATGTAGTAAATAGTATAGAGCCAACAAGTAAAGGAAGAGAGATGTACTTATAGCGAATTAATGGTGAAAGAATTGCACGATAAATCTGATAATTTTTTTGCCAAAAACGCTGAGAAAATCCTAACTCTTTTGTAGGTTTAAGCATATCTTTTGCATGAAGTGGCAGAAAATAGAATGCTTCAAAGAGTGAGCTTAGTAACAAAATTGTAATCATAACAGGTAATACTTTTATAAACTCACCAAGTTTTCCACTTAGCATCAAAAGTGGTAAAAATGCAAACACTGTTGTCATAGTTGCCGTTAAAACAGCCGGGAACATCTCAACTGATCCCTTGACGGCAGCCTCTTTAGGCTCCATACCCTCTTCAATGTACCTGTATATATTTTCAGCTACTACTATTGCTTCATCTACCAACATTCCAAGAGCTATTAAAGCTCCAAGCAGTGTAAGCATATTTAAACTGTAGCCAAGTATTTCAGATGCTACAAGACCTATCATAAAACTGACAGGTATTCCTATTGCTACAACTAAAGCAATACGGGCATTGACAAAAAGAAGCATAGATAAAAAGACTAAACCAAGACCAAAAATGATGTTTGAAACTACAGTATTAAGGCGGTTTTTTATCCATATAGATGTATCAGTATAAACATCAAATGTAAACTCAGGGAACTTTTCTTTGTAGTTTGCAAGTAATTTACGAATATCTTTTGAAAGGGCAATTGCATTACCCTCTTCTGATTTGCTTACAGAAATAGATACATTTTTTATGCCGTTGTAGTGTGAAATCTCCGTTGGATCGCTTAATTGAAATTTCACTTCTGCAATATCTTTTAGAAATAGAGTTTTACCATCAATATGAAGTATTGTATTTTTTAACTCTTTTAAATCTTTTTCACCATTTATAGTACTTATAAAAAGATGTTGACCGCGTTGTTTGACTGCACCCACAGGAAAAATGGAAGCAAGTTGCGAAAGAACACTCACAACAGAATGTTTTGAAAGTCCAAGAGCATCAACTTTTGCACTATTTATGAATATATCCAATTCATCATCTGCATCACCATAAATGACAATATCACTTAAATCTTTGAAACCGGCTAAATCACTCTTTATGGCATCAGCAACTTTCAATAACTCTTTTTTGGGTTTGTCTGCAGCAACAGCTATTATGACAAGCGGAAAGTTTCTTTTAGCTATTTTTGCTACTGGCTCATCCATATCACTTGGAAGGTCACGCCGTATATTTGAGATGATATCTTTTGCATCACTTAGTGTTATATCTGGATCATTGCCAGGTTTGATGTCTGCACCTATTATGAATGATCCATTTTTTATAACAGACTCTATGACATCTATTTCACTTAAATTTTTCAGACCATCTTCTATGGTATGGACTGCCATTTTATCTAGCAGATCAGCACTTGCACCTGTGTAGTGTCCTGTAATAGTTACCCTATCAAGATTGCCCGGAGGAAAAATCTCTTTTGGAATGTTGATATATGCAAAAACTGAAAGAGCTAATAAAAAAGTCAAGAAGATATGGTTTAGGATCGGTTTTTCTATTGCAAATCTTATAAATTTTTCTATCATACTTCTACTTTAAAAGAGAGTATCTAAAATTTGATTTTTGACTTTTATCTCCTCAACTTTACGACTTAAAAGCTTGTTTTCTTCAATTAAAGCTTCATATTGTGTCTCTAATCTGTCAATAGCCCTACTCTCATAATAGATGGAATTTCGCAAATAAATTTTTGGCAGTGTCAACATCAATATTATCATAATTGAAATAATGACAATAAAAAGAAATTCCCATTCTGCTACAGGATCATGCTGTGAAGCATCAAGAGCTTCAATCAACTCTTGCTTGTCATTAGCAGGCACTATATCTCCTTGAATTTAGAGTTGGAAATTTAGAGTTCAGAGTTAGAAAAATATCAAACTCTAACTCTAAATTCCTAGTCAATTAAATTTAAAAGCTCTTAGCTTTGCGCTCCGACTTCTTGGGTTCTGTCTTAGCTCATTTTCGTTTGCTATTAAAGGTTTACGATTTAAGGGCTTTCCTATATTATGATCATTTCCACATTCACAACGAAAGCTATCTGGTGGACATATACAAGAGGTGTTCCACTTTTTGAACCTTTGTTTTACTAATCTATCTTCTAGTGAATGGAATGTTATAAGTCCAACCACTGCACTGTTTGGTGGATTTTTTTCAAGTGCATCTAACAACCTTACAATCTCTCCAAGTTCATCATTAACCTCTATTCGAATCGCCTGAAAAAGTGGCGTAGCAGGATTTGTTTTGCCACGTTTTGGCAAAACCTTTCCAATTATGTCTGAAAGCTCTATACCGCTTTCAATAGATTTCTTTGATCGTGCATCTACTATAGCTTTAGCTACTTTTTTATATGCTTTTGTCTCTGCATACTCTTTAAAAATACGTTCAAGCTCTTCTTGAGAATATCCATTTACAACATCATATGCACTAAATTCAGCTTCAGGATTCATCCTCATATCAAGATTTTCTGAGAGAAAACTAAAACCTCTCTCTTTTTTATCCAACTGAAGAGAGGAGACTCCAAAATCTGCTAGAATTCCTGAGATTTCATATTTTTGTAAAAGTTTAGGAAGCAAATCGGAAAAACGTCCCTTGCGTGCTTCAAAACGATCTTTAAAAGACTCTAATCGTTTTGTAGAAAAATCTATTGCTTCAGGGTCTTGATCTATTCCAATTAAATGAATTTCTGGGAATTTTTTCAAAATAGCTTCACTATGCCCTCCATATCCAAGTGTACAGTCAATAAAAATACCATCTTTTTTTGGCATCTCTTCAAAAGATTGCAATACTTCATCCAACAATACAGGGATATGGGGAGTTTCTTTTTTCATTTTACCTCGTTTGATTTACATAATTAGTTAAAAAGATTATATCAAATTCCCTTTTAAGCTTATTTCAATAACTTAACAGCATTATATACAGTTTCAATCATTTTATGCATTTCATCATAAGTAATTATGTAAGGTGGCATAAAATATACGACATGCCCCAATGGACGCACAAAAACACCATTTTTTAGACAAAATTCAAAAATTTTCAAGTTTACTCTATCTTCAGGCTTATATCCTTTAAGCTCAACAGCAGCTATCATTCCTGTTTGACGTACCTCTTTGACATTTTCAAGAGATTCAAAAGGTTTTAGTAACTCTTCCATCCAAGATGCTTTTTTTCTATTTGCTCTTAAAACATCTTCATTTTCAAATATATCAAGTACTGCATTTGCACAACTGCATCCCAATGGGTTTCCTGTGTAGCTGTGTGAGTGTAAAAATGCTTTATACTCTAAATAGTCACAATAAAATGCGCTATATATTTCATCATTTGTCATTACAACAGCCAATGGCATATAGCCACCAGTCAAACCTTTTGAGAGTGTCATAAAATCTGGAACAATACCAGCTTGCTCACAAGCAAACATAGTGCCTGT from Hydrogenimonas thermophila includes the following:
- the rsmH gene encoding 16S rRNA (cytosine(1402)-N(4))-methyltransferase RsmH — encoded protein: MKKETPHIPVLLDEVLQSFEEMPKKDGIFIDCTLGYGGHSEAILKKFPEIHLIGIDQDPEAIDFSTKRLESFKDRFEARKGRFSDLLPKLLQKYEISGILADFGVSSLQLDKKERGFSFLSENLDMRMNPEAEFSAYDVVNGYSQEELERIFKEYAETKAYKKVAKAIVDARSKKSIESGIELSDIIGKVLPKRGKTNPATPLFQAIRIEVNDELGEIVRLLDALEKNPPNSAVVGLITFHSLEDRLVKQRFKKWNTSCICPPDSFRCECGNDHNIGKPLNRKPLIANENELRQNPRSRSAKLRAFKFN
- a CDS encoding efflux RND transporter permease subunit, which codes for MIEKFIRFAIEKPILNHIFLTFLLALSVFAYINIPKEIFPPGNLDRVTITGHYTGASADLLDKMAVHTIEDGLKNLSEIDVIESVIKNGSFIIGADIKPGNDPDITLSDAKDIISNIRRDLPSDMDEPVAKIAKRNFPLVIIAVAADKPKKELLKVADAIKSDLAGFKDLSDIVIYGDADDELDIFINSAKVDALGLSKHSVVSVLSQLASIFPVGAVKQRGQHLFISTINGEKDLKELKNTILHIDGKTLFLKDIAEVKFQLSDPTEISHYNGIKNVSISVSKSEEGNAIALSKDIRKLLANYKEKFPEFTFDVYTDTSIWIKNRLNTVVSNIIFGLGLVFLSMLLFVNARIALVVAIGIPVSFMIGLVASEILGYSLNMLTLLGALIALGMLVDEAIVVAENIYRYIEEGMEPKEAAVKGSVEMFPAVLTATMTTVFAFLPLLMLSGKLGEFIKVLPVMITILLLSSLFEAFYFLPLHAKDMLKPTKELGFSQRFWQKNYQIYRAILSPLIRYKYISLPLLVGSILFTTWVFASQSRFQLFPEFDTTQIYVNGEVDINNDLEDNEKIVSKLEKILLDNLSKEDVSSVTAVIGLKVDSNNKGEHADNLFHLFVNLHEPVPKNFFDKYINPYLSPEYDSSDMIRKHSAQEIAAQIQKLVEPFKKRSDEFGKLFKEINVIVPQAGIVKSDIELSFGGESKKVAVALERVKKALGKIKGVENITDDAKPGVDEYKLKINRYGQELGFTEGALVQALQPFFLEGEYAKMFNDEGLVRIRLQDSNKDSLKRFEHFELQVPGQFRFVSLKDIVDIERKESLAKIFKVDGKRVSTVYASLDKKFITSAEVMEKLSPIFEDFEKNGISVDIKGEEKENRRVKTEIIRSAVIAIFLIFVALVWMFDSIALPLITLSTIPLSILGVLVGHKVMGINLTMPSLIGIVGLCGVVVNDGLIMIDFIKNAKSLDELLERAKLRLRPILLTSLTTVLGLSSLIFFASGQALILQPMAITLGFGLIWATILNLYYVPLLYSVLYRIKI
- a CDS encoding DUF2018 family protein → MLFEDEEDIFSGGSPKKKFFDIVYNANRNLVELELDKLVERVCLLEMMLEEHIDEDTIEREIKTRAVTQSSELDNCKVSKYIELTANILTQNE